Proteins encoded in a region of the Photobacterium profundum SS9 genome:
- a CDS encoding DUF2913 family protein, protein MAIFSQEIYKVVTIGLNALELSQASGKTPRNPVSEAHYLSAWVTKSLKQQSFDRSVVKTLMMWQQQGRSMGKNAQLKLNFECLAETFSGVVNAEGEEKHITHTTLQGFYAALEHDDWLITKEFEVNRKVTHFTDGQASLVVCSNQLQNAFDEQGELVKPLSLYVRGNIQPFIDLAFASGLLLFKVTDYKSKVKYHGEFVIYPANNGEHLPELPTRNL, encoded by the coding sequence ATGGCAATTTTCTCTCAAGAAATCTATAAAGTGGTCACAATTGGCTTGAATGCGCTGGAATTATCACAAGCATCAGGTAAAACACCGCGAAACCCAGTCAGTGAAGCGCATTATTTGAGTGCGTGGGTGACAAAATCGCTTAAGCAGCAAAGCTTTGATCGTAGCGTCGTAAAAACCCTGATGATGTGGCAACAGCAAGGTCGCAGTATGGGGAAAAACGCCCAACTGAAATTGAATTTTGAGTGCTTAGCAGAAACATTTTCGGGTGTAGTAAATGCTGAAGGTGAAGAAAAGCATATAACACACACAACACTTCAGGGGTTTTATGCTGCGCTAGAGCACGATGACTGGCTTATCACTAAAGAGTTTGAAGTAAACCGTAAGGTGACACATTTTACAGACGGACAGGCATCATTAGTTGTATGTAGTAATCAGCTTCAGAACGCCTTTGATGAGCAGGGTGAACTGGTAAAGCCATTATCTTTGTATGTGCGAGGAAACATTCAGCCGTTCATTGATCTTGCATTTGCATCTGGCTTGCTACTTTTTAAAGTGACAGATTACAAATCGAAGGTGAAGTATCACGGAGAATTTGTAATATACCCAGCGAATAATGGTGAGCACCTGCCAGAACTGCCAACACGCAATTTGTAA